One Mercurialis annua linkage group LG3, ddMerAnnu1.2, whole genome shotgun sequence DNA window includes the following coding sequences:
- the LOC126672342 gene encoding uncharacterized mitochondrial protein AtMg00310-like, with translation MDVGDQEMYLALPSFVGFKKIHEFNLSMLPRQAWRLISKKESLVFKIFEARYFLNSSFLEAKLGNNPSYVGRNIFATPDIKWMGAQIRIRDGVDRNIWSDLWLLQGVTGRVSTLVHVGLENTNVCRLFRMERKQWDIEVISYIFDSVD, from the exons ATGGATGTTGGTGATCAAGAGATGTACTTGGCTCTTCCTTCATTTGTGG GCTTCAAAAAGATTCATGAGTTTAATTTATCCATGCTACCTCGTCAAGCTTGGCGATTGATTAGTAAGAAGGAATCGTTGGTGTTTAAGATATTTGAGGCTAGGTACTTTCTGAATAGTTCATTTCTTGAAGCTAAATTGGGCAATAATCCTAGCTATGTTGGGAGAAACATTTTTGCTACTCCAGATATTAAGTGGATGGGAGCTCAAATTCGGATTAGGGATGGTGTTGATAGAAATATTTGGTCGGACCTATGGTTATTACAAGGAGTTACAGGTCGAGTTTCTACTCTTGTTCATGTTGGGTTAGAAAATACAAATGTGTGTCGACTGTTTAGAATGGAAAGAAAACAATGGGACATTGAAgttatttcatatatatttgaCAGTGTGGATTGA
- the LOC126674134 gene encoding LOB domain-containing protein 25 — MASCSSYSNSPCAACKFLRRKCLPDCIFAPYFPPEEPQKFANVHKIFGASNVSKLLNEVLPHQREDAVNSLAYEAEARMKDPVYGCVGAISVLQRQVIRLQKELDATNADLIRFASSNNHHQMPPPPPSSSQFGRRIGHGSGVLSNYDQNSAIYYPSPWSNDSYGDTQRRGGGHGSI; from the coding sequence ATGGCTTCATGTTCTAGCTATTCAAATTCACCATGTGCTGCCTGCAAATTCTTGAGGAGAAAATGCCTACCAGATTGCATATTTGCACCATATTTCCCACCAGAAGAGCCTCAAAAATTTGCAAATGttcataaaatatttggggCAAGTAATGTGAGTAAGTTGCTGAATGAAGTGCTTCCTCATCAAAGAGAAGATGCAGTAAATTCTCTGGCCTATGAGGCTGAGGCAAGAATGAAAGATCCTGTTTATGGGTGTGTTGGTGCCATTTCTGTGCTTCAAAGACAAGTTATTAGACTCCAAAAGGAATTAGATGCTACCAATGCTGATTTGATAAGGTTTGCTTCTAGTAATAATCATCATCAAATgcctccaccaccaccatcaTCTTCTCAATTTGGTAGAAGAATTGGTCATGGTTCAGGAGTGCTTTCTAATTATGATCAAAATTCTGCTATTTATTATCCTTCTCCTTGGAGTAATGATTCCTATGGTGACACTCAAAGAAGAGGAGGAGGTCATGGTAGCATTTAG